One window from the genome of Dolosigranulum savutiense encodes:
- the plsY gene encoding glycerol-3-phosphate 1-O-acyltransferase PlsY — MINLLAMIIAYLLGSIPSGIWIGKLFYGKDIRNYGSGNSGTTNTFRVLGVPAGIAVFIIDTAKGAIPVLLPLVLTTTVHPLLFGLVAVLGHTFPIFAHFKGGKAVATTAGVGLGIYPVFVLIMAAVFATILFISSMVSLSSMLTVGIAILASLYIGDTIFTGTVVVLFLIIVIRHKSNIKRILDGTESTVPFGLRKAK, encoded by the coding sequence ATGATTAACTTACTGGCCATGATTATCGCTTACTTACTCGGCTCGATTCCAAGCGGGATTTGGATTGGAAAATTATTTTACGGAAAAGATATACGGAACTACGGGAGTGGAAATTCAGGCACAACGAATACCTTTCGGGTCCTCGGCGTGCCAGCTGGGATTGCGGTCTTCATTATTGATACCGCAAAAGGAGCGATTCCTGTCTTACTTCCACTGGTGTTAACAACGACAGTTCATCCCCTTTTATTTGGTTTAGTTGCTGTGTTGGGTCATACATTCCCAATTTTTGCCCACTTTAAGGGCGGAAAAGCTGTCGCAACAACAGCAGGTGTTGGCTTAGGAATCTACCCCGTCTTCGTTCTTATTATGGCTGCTGTCTTCGCTACTATCCTGTTTATTAGCAGCATGGTAAGCTTATCGAGTATGTTGACAGTCGGAATTGCTATTCTTGCTAGCCTCTACATTGGTGATACGATTTTTACTGGAACAGTTGTTGTCTTATTTCTCATCATCGTTATCCGGCACAAATCAAATATTAAACGAATCCTAGACGGCACCGAAAGCACCGTCCCCTTTGGCTTACGGAAAGCCAAATAA
- the parE gene encoding DNA topoisomerase IV subunit B: MIKKGVANVAEQGYTDASIKILEGLDAVRKRPGMYIGSTDSRGLHHLVYEIVDNAIDEVLAGYADQVDVVVHNDGSVSITDNGRGIPVGMHESGIPTMQVIFTVLHAGGKFGGDGAYKTSGGLHGVGASVVNALSEWLTVTVEKGGYRYTQQFVNGGHPEGGVEKKKISHKKSSTTIRFKPSAEIFSSTVFHYQTIKERLRESAFLVKGTKMTLKDERGDQEADEFLFEDGIQAFVSYLNEEKDTLSEIAYFEGAAQGIEVEFSFQYNDGYSETFLSFVNNVRTRNGGTHETGAKSAITKTFNDYARKVDLLKDKDKNLEGSDVREGIAMVLSIRVPEALLQFEGQTKEKLGTPQARGVVDSIISDQLSYFLAENGELSKKLLRKAIKARKAREAARRAKDNSRNGASKKKRERLLSGKLTPAQSKDADKNELYLVEGDSAGGSAKQGRDRKFQAILPLRGKVINTEKASLQDILKNEEISTMIYTIGAGAGPEFDLADCNYDKVIIMTDADTDGAHIQVLLLTFFYRYMKPLIEAGKVYLALPPLYKVESGRGKKKTIEYAWTDEDLERMLDVVGKPYTIQRYKGLGEMNADQLWETTMDPATRTLIRVTIEDSEKAERRVSTLMGSKVDPRREWIEEHVEFTLAEDGSILETNVGGDHVPDETVDMTGRKDND; encoded by the coding sequence ATGATTAAAAAAGGAGTGGCTAATGTGGCAGAGCAAGGGTATACAGATGCGTCGATTAAAATATTAGAAGGATTGGATGCGGTTCGCAAGCGGCCAGGGATGTATATTGGATCAACGGATAGTAGAGGACTACATCACTTAGTATATGAGATTGTTGATAATGCGATCGATGAGGTCTTGGCAGGGTATGCGGATCAAGTCGATGTCGTTGTACATAATGATGGTAGTGTGTCGATTACTGATAATGGGCGAGGGATTCCGGTTGGGATGCATGAATCAGGTATTCCAACCATGCAAGTTATTTTTACCGTATTACACGCTGGTGGGAAATTTGGAGGCGATGGTGCGTATAAAACGTCAGGTGGACTGCACGGTGTTGGAGCTTCTGTTGTAAATGCGCTCTCCGAGTGGCTGACGGTGACGGTTGAGAAGGGTGGCTATCGTTACACACAACAATTTGTTAATGGAGGTCATCCGGAAGGCGGGGTTGAGAAGAAAAAAATTTCGCATAAAAAAAGTTCAACAACGATTCGCTTCAAGCCAAGTGCGGAGATTTTCTCAAGTACAGTCTTTCATTATCAGACAATTAAGGAACGACTACGTGAATCAGCTTTCTTAGTTAAAGGGACAAAAATGACGTTAAAAGATGAACGTGGTGATCAGGAAGCTGATGAATTTTTATTCGAAGATGGCATTCAAGCGTTTGTCTCGTATCTGAACGAAGAAAAAGATACTCTATCAGAAATTGCTTATTTTGAAGGAGCAGCGCAAGGAATTGAGGTAGAGTTTTCGTTCCAATATAATGATGGCTACTCAGAGACATTCTTAAGTTTTGTTAATAATGTGCGGACGCGTAATGGCGGAACACATGAGACGGGAGCAAAGAGTGCGATTACGAAGACATTCAATGATTATGCGCGTAAAGTGGATCTTTTGAAAGATAAAGATAAGAACTTGGAAGGTAGTGACGTGCGCGAAGGGATTGCAATGGTGCTGTCGATTCGTGTGCCAGAAGCGCTCCTTCAATTCGAAGGTCAGACGAAAGAAAAACTCGGCACCCCTCAAGCGCGTGGTGTTGTTGATAGCATCATTAGTGATCAGTTGAGTTACTTCTTAGCCGAAAACGGTGAATTATCTAAAAAACTCTTACGCAAAGCGATTAAAGCCCGAAAAGCACGAGAAGCAGCCCGTCGCGCAAAGGATAATTCTCGTAATGGTGCATCAAAGAAAAAGCGTGAACGGTTGTTATCCGGAAAATTAACACCTGCCCAGAGTAAAGATGCAGATAAGAATGAGTTATATTTAGTGGAGGGAGATTCAGCAGGTGGCTCAGCGAAGCAAGGACGTGACCGGAAGTTTCAAGCGATTCTGCCTTTGCGAGGAAAGGTCATCAATACGGAAAAAGCGTCACTCCAAGATATTTTAAAAAATGAAGAGATTTCAACAATGATTTATACGATCGGGGCTGGCGCCGGGCCAGAATTTGATTTAGCTGATTGTAATTATGATAAGGTCATTATTATGACGGATGCTGATACAGATGGAGCGCATATTCAAGTGTTACTACTGACATTCTTTTACCGGTATATGAAGCCATTAATTGAAGCCGGCAAGGTCTATTTAGCCTTACCGCCGCTTTATAAGGTGGAGTCCGGTCGTGGCAAGAAAAAAACAATTGAATATGCCTGGACAGATGAAGATTTAGAGCGTATGTTGGATGTGGTGGGCAAACCTTATACAATTCAACGCTACAAGGGGCTCGGGGAGATGAACGCTGATCAATTATGGGAGACGACCATGGATCCTGCAACCCGGACCTTAATCCGTGTGACAATTGAAGATAGTGAAAAAGCAGAGCGACGCGTTTCGACCTTAATGGGAAGTAAAGTAGATCCGCGTCGAGAATGGATTGAAGAGCATGTTGAGTTCACATTAGCTGAAGATGGAAGTATCTTAGAAACGAATGTCGGTGGCGATCACGTGCCAGATGAAACAGTAGACATGACAGGTAGAAAGGATAATGACTAA
- the parC gene encoding DNA topoisomerase IV subunit A, with protein MAQEQPQQIQELTLENVMSDRFGRYSKYIIQDRALPDVRDGLKPVQRRILYAMYADNNTYNKAFRKSAKTVGNVIGNYHPHGDSSVYDAMVRMSQDWKMRQPLIDMHGNNGSMDGDPPAAMRYTEARLSKIAGELLSDIDKETVQHVLNFDDTLEEPTVLPASYPNLLVNGATGISAGYATDIPPHNLAEVIDATIHLLKHPNARLETLMDYIQGPDFPTGGIMQGTKGLKKAYKTGKGKIIVRGKTMIESIRGGKEQIVITEIPYEVNKSKLVRKIDDIRIQKKIDGIADVRDETDREGLRIVVEMKRDVDAEGILTYILKHTDLQVSYNLNMIAIDHRRPQQVSLAQILNSYLEHKKDVITKRTTFLLNKAEKRQHIVQGLIKAVSILDELIKTIRSSENKADAKVNIMDEYGFTDAQAEAIVTLQLYRLTNTDITQLQEEADELASNIAHYQDILANASTLDEIVKDELLAVKKAYGSPRLTQVEDKIEKLKVETEVLVTEEQAIVTVTEQGYLKRTSLRSYAASKVEELGKKQDDILLFAEELSTLDHLLIFTNKGNVINRPVHELPDIRWKDVGEHLSRSLSLASGEIIKAVYSYRELSDTAKYVFITRDGYIKQTLENEFEPKRTYKSRSSTAIKLKSDEDYVVGLYRIESDQHKDIFIATAKGYGLRYQLSEVSTVGANAIGVKSINLKDDDVVVSGIIFEREDPSKEAMVITHRGSVKKLSLATFDEGSRANRGLKIIRELKTNPHRIQYVIDVNMNEPDPIQLLTDKGKLFAVNPADYTPAARDNNGSFILNTDEDGEITGYRYQLLDIIETND; from the coding sequence ATGGCTCAGGAACAACCCCAACAAATTCAAGAATTAACATTAGAGAATGTCATGAGTGATCGGTTCGGTCGCTATTCCAAATATATTATTCAAGATCGGGCCTTGCCTGATGTACGAGATGGTCTGAAACCAGTCCAACGTCGGATACTCTATGCAATGTATGCGGATAATAATACGTATAATAAAGCCTTCCGTAAGTCTGCTAAGACAGTTGGGAATGTTATCGGAAATTATCATCCACATGGTGATTCTTCTGTCTATGATGCCATGGTACGGATGAGCCAAGATTGGAAAATGAGACAGCCCCTAATTGATATGCACGGGAATAACGGAAGTATGGATGGCGATCCTCCAGCAGCGATGCGTTATACAGAAGCGCGTTTATCTAAAATTGCCGGCGAACTGTTGAGTGATATTGATAAAGAGACGGTCCAACATGTTTTAAATTTTGATGATACGCTGGAAGAGCCCACTGTCTTACCAGCTAGTTATCCGAACTTACTGGTCAATGGAGCAACGGGAATCTCAGCTGGTTATGCAACAGATATTCCACCGCATAATTTAGCTGAAGTAATTGATGCAACCATACATCTATTGAAGCATCCGAATGCGCGTTTAGAGACGTTGATGGATTATATTCAAGGACCCGATTTTCCCACTGGTGGGATTATGCAAGGGACAAAAGGGCTGAAAAAAGCATACAAAACAGGTAAAGGAAAAATTATTGTTCGCGGAAAAACAATGATTGAATCGATTCGGGGCGGTAAAGAACAAATTGTGATTACTGAAATTCCGTATGAGGTAAACAAGTCGAAGTTAGTGCGTAAAATTGATGATATTCGAATTCAAAAGAAAATAGATGGGATTGCTGATGTGCGCGATGAGACTGATCGTGAAGGACTTCGTATTGTCGTTGAGATGAAGCGTGATGTGGATGCAGAAGGAATCTTGACTTATATCTTGAAACATACCGATCTACAAGTATCGTACAATCTGAATATGATTGCTATCGATCATCGCCGACCACAACAAGTCAGTTTAGCTCAAATATTAAACTCGTATCTAGAACATAAAAAAGATGTCATTACGAAGCGGACCACCTTCCTTCTGAACAAAGCTGAGAAACGTCAACATATTGTCCAAGGTTTAATTAAGGCAGTCTCTATCTTGGATGAGCTGATTAAAACTATTCGTAGCAGTGAAAATAAAGCTGATGCAAAAGTCAATATTATGGATGAGTATGGATTTACAGATGCTCAAGCAGAAGCTATTGTAACGTTACAATTATATCGCTTAACGAATACGGATATTACGCAACTACAAGAAGAAGCAGATGAATTAGCTAGCAATATTGCACATTATCAAGATATTCTGGCCAATGCGTCGACACTTGATGAAATTGTTAAAGATGAATTGTTGGCTGTTAAAAAAGCTTATGGATCACCGCGCTTAACGCAAGTCGAAGATAAGATTGAGAAGCTAAAAGTTGAGACAGAAGTACTGGTGACAGAAGAACAAGCGATTGTAACAGTCACAGAACAGGGTTACTTAAAGCGGACCAGCTTACGTTCTTATGCGGCTTCCAAAGTCGAGGAACTTGGCAAGAAACAAGACGATATATTGCTATTTGCTGAAGAGTTATCAACTTTAGACCACTTGCTCATTTTTACGAACAAAGGAAATGTGATTAATCGCCCCGTGCATGAACTGCCAGATATTCGGTGGAAAGATGTCGGTGAACATTTATCACGTAGTCTGTCCTTAGCAAGCGGCGAAATAATAAAAGCAGTCTACAGTTACCGTGAATTGAGTGATACAGCTAAGTATGTGTTCATTACGAGAGATGGTTATATTAAACAAACTTTGGAGAATGAATTCGAACCAAAACGGACGTACAAATCACGGAGCTCTACAGCTATCAAATTGAAGTCGGATGAAGATTATGTTGTGGGCTTATATCGAATTGAAAGTGATCAACATAAGGATATCTTTATTGCCACGGCGAAAGGTTACGGGCTCCGTTACCAGCTGTCAGAAGTATCAACTGTTGGAGCTAATGCGATCGGTGTGAAGTCAATCAACTTGAAAGATGATGATGTTGTTGTGAGCGGGATTATATTCGAACGGGAAGATCCAAGTAAAGAAGCGATGGTTATTACGCACCGAGGAAGTGTGAAAAAACTATCATTGGCAACCTTTGATGAAGGATCACGTGCGAATCGAGGCTTGAAGATTATTCGTGAACTAAAAACAAATCCACATCGCATTCAATATGTGATTGATGTAAATATGAATGAACCTGATCCAATTCAGCTGCTAACTGATAAAGGCAAGCTGTTTGCCGTTAACCCGGCTGATTATACACCAGCTGCACGCGATAATAATGGCTCCTTTATCTTAAATACAGATGAAGATGGTGAGATTACGGGTTACCGTTATCAACTCTTGGATATTATCGAAACAAATGATTAA
- the pflB gene encoding formate C-acetyltransferase yields MSTKVADIKQWDGFKEGQWQESVNVRDFIQKNYDLYEGDESFLAEATEATKQLWDQVMDLNRQEFEAGGVLDMDTEVVSTITSHDAAYLNKELETIVGFQTDKPFKRSFQPFGGIRMAELSADAYGYEIDPEMSHIFRDYRKTHNDGVFSAYTPEMREVRRSGVITGLPDAYGRGRIIGDYRRVALYGLDFLIEDKKREHNTYGNGTMSEAVIRQREELSEQIKSLKELIELGRIYGYDLSRPAETAQEAFQWTYLAYLAAIKQQNGAAMSLGRVSTFLDIYIERDLERGIITEQEAQEFVDHFVMKLRLVKFARTPEYNELFSGDPTWVTEAIAGVGLDGRPLVTKNSFRFLHTLTNLGPAPEPNLTVLWSPDLPQNFKEYSAKVSIESSAVQYENDEVMRPEYGDDYGIACCVSAMEIGKQMQFFGARANLGKALLYAINGGVDEKSEVQVGPDFGKIESDILDFDEVMEKYDQVLEWLCELYINTLNVIHYMHDKYSYESIMMALHDTEIHRTMATGIAGFSVAADALSAIKYAKVHVIRNEDGLAVDYKVEGDFPKYGNNDKRVDDLAVDILDRFITKLKKHETYRAQETTTSILTITSNVVYGKKTGNTPDGRRAGEPFAPGANPLHGRDCQGALASLNSVAKLPYKNGKDGISNTFSIVPGALGKDIDTQKQNLSLMLDGYAKKGGHHLNVNVLNKETLLDAMENPSEYPQLTIRVSGYAVNFIKLTREQQMDVISRTFHESM; encoded by the coding sequence ATGAGTACAAAAGTAGCCGATATTAAACAGTGGGATGGATTCAAAGAAGGACAATGGCAAGAGAGTGTTAATGTTCGAGATTTTATTCAGAAAAACTATGATCTCTATGAAGGAGATGAGAGCTTCTTAGCTGAGGCAACAGAAGCAACTAAACAATTATGGGACCAAGTAATGGATCTTAACCGCCAAGAATTTGAGGCGGGTGGAGTCTTGGATATGGATACAGAAGTTGTATCTACCATTACATCACACGATGCTGCATACTTGAATAAAGAATTAGAAACAATTGTCGGTTTCCAAACAGATAAACCATTCAAGCGTTCATTCCAACCATTTGGCGGTATCCGCATGGCTGAGCTATCTGCTGATGCATATGGATACGAAATTGATCCAGAAATGTCACACATCTTCCGTGACTACCGTAAGACACACAATGATGGAGTTTTCTCTGCTTACACACCAGAAATGAGAGAAGTTCGTCGTAGTGGAGTTATTACCGGACTACCAGATGCTTACGGACGTGGACGAATTATCGGGGATTACCGTCGTGTGGCTCTATACGGATTGGACTTCTTAATTGAAGACAAAAAACGTGAACACAACACTTACGGTAATGGTACAATGTCTGAAGCGGTTATCCGTCAACGTGAAGAATTGTCCGAACAAATCAAATCATTAAAAGAATTGATTGAATTAGGACGTATTTACGGATACGACTTATCTCGTCCAGCTGAAACAGCTCAAGAAGCCTTCCAGTGGACATACTTGGCTTACTTGGCTGCCATTAAACAACAAAATGGAGCTGCTATGTCACTTGGTCGTGTCTCTACATTCTTAGACATCTATATTGAACGTGACTTGGAACGTGGTATAATTACTGAACAAGAAGCACAAGAGTTCGTTGACCACTTCGTTATGAAATTACGTCTTGTGAAATTTGCTCGTACACCAGAATACAACGAATTATTCAGTGGGGACCCAACTTGGGTAACAGAAGCTATCGCAGGGGTTGGACTTGACGGACGTCCACTTGTAACGAAAAACAGTTTCCGTTTCTTACACACATTGACAAACTTAGGGCCTGCACCAGAACCAAACTTAACCGTTCTATGGTCACCAGACTTACCTCAAAACTTCAAAGAATACTCTGCTAAAGTATCTATTGAAAGTAGTGCTGTTCAGTACGAGAACGATGAAGTCATGCGTCCAGAGTACGGTGATGATTACGGAATTGCTTGTTGTGTATCTGCAATGGAAATTGGAAAACAAATGCAATTCTTCGGTGCTCGTGCGAACTTAGGAAAAGCACTTCTATACGCAATTAATGGTGGAGTGGACGAAAAATCTGAAGTACAAGTAGGTCCCGACTTTGGTAAAATTGAATCAGACATTCTTGACTTTGATGAAGTGATGGAGAAATATGATCAAGTGCTTGAATGGTTATGTGAACTCTACATCAACACATTGAATGTTATCCACTACATGCATGACAAGTACAGCTACGAAAGTATTATGATGGCTTTGCACGACACAGAGATTCACCGTACGATGGCAACAGGTATTGCTGGATTCTCCGTTGCAGCTGATGCCTTGTCAGCAATTAAATACGCTAAAGTTCACGTCATCCGTAACGAAGACGGCTTAGCAGTTGACTATAAAGTCGAAGGAGACTTCCCTAAATATGGTAACAACGACAAACGTGTTGATGACTTAGCAGTTGACATTTTAGACCGCTTTATTACAAAATTGAAAAAACACGAAACTTACCGTGCTCAAGAAACAACCACTTCTATCTTGACAATTACATCAAACGTAGTGTATGGTAAGAAAACAGGAAACACTCCAGATGGGCGTCGTGCTGGTGAACCATTCGCACCAGGAGCTAACCCATTACACGGACGTGACTGTCAAGGTGCGTTAGCAAGTCTAAACTCTGTTGCAAAATTACCGTACAAAAACGGTAAAGATGGTATTTCCAACACCTTCTCAATCGTACCAGGTGCACTTGGAAAAGACATCGACACACAAAAACAGAACTTGAGCTTGATGTTAGACGGATATGCTAAAAAAGGTGGACACCACTTAAACGTTAACGTCTTAAATAAAGAGACTTTACTTGATGCAATGGAAAACCCAAGTGAATACCCACAATTAACGATTCGTGTCTCAGGCTACGCAGTTAACTTCATTAAATTAACGCGCGAACAACAAATGGATGTTATTAGCCGTACATTCCACGAATCAATGTAA
- the pflA gene encoding pyruvate formate-lyase-activating protein — MAEQPIGYVHSTESFGTVDGPGIRFVVFMQGCRMRCEFCHNPDTWNMGGGTPFTPEELLEKALDYRDYWGENGGITVSGGEPLIHIDFLIEFFRLAKAEGIHMSLDTCGQPFTKDEPFYSRFDELMQYTDLVLMDIKHINSDFHRKYTGHPNENILNMARDLSERGIPMWIRHVLVPERSDFDEDLQKLSHFIDSLDSVAKVEVLPYHKLGVYKYEQLGIPYRLEGIESPSKERVENANEILKTSQYK, encoded by the coding sequence ATGGCAGAGCAACCAATCGGATACGTACATTCAACAGAAAGTTTTGGAACAGTCGATGGACCAGGTATTCGTTTCGTCGTCTTCATGCAAGGGTGTCGTATGCGTTGCGAGTTCTGTCATAACCCTGACACATGGAATATGGGCGGTGGGACTCCTTTCACACCTGAAGAATTACTTGAGAAAGCCTTGGATTACCGTGATTACTGGGGTGAAAATGGTGGAATTACCGTTAGTGGGGGGGAGCCGCTTATTCATATCGACTTTTTAATTGAATTCTTCCGCTTAGCAAAAGCAGAAGGTATTCATATGTCGTTAGATACATGTGGTCAACCGTTTACTAAAGACGAACCATTCTATAGTCGCTTCGATGAGTTAATGCAATATACCGACTTAGTATTGATGGATATTAAACATATTAACAGTGATTTTCACCGTAAATATACAGGACATCCAAACGAAAACATCTTAAATATGGCCCGTGATTTATCTGAACGTGGTATACCAATGTGGATTCGTCATGTCCTAGTACCTGAACGATCTGACTTCGATGAAGATTTACAAAAATTAAGTCACTTTATTGACAGTTTAGATTCAGTAGCAAAAGTTGAAGTCTTACCTTACCATAAACTGGGTGTCTATAAATATGAACAACTGGGCATTCCCTATCGATTAGAAGGTATTGAGTCCCCGTCAAAAGAACGGGTCGAAAATGCTAATGAAATTCTTAAAACTAGTCAATATAAATAA
- a CDS encoding manganese-dependent inorganic pyrophosphatase: MSNILVLGHKSPDTDAVTSAISFAYLQNQLGKDVEPVALGEISEETQYALDFFNTEAPRIVTEADSNVEAVMLVDHNEPQQSLDNIDEFEILSVVDHHRIANFETAGPLYYRAEPVGCTNTIIFKIYKEHGIDVPKDIAGLMLSAIISDTLLFKSPTCTVEDERAAQELAEIAEVDLHAYGMKMLKAGTNVNSKTAQDILNGDAKSFEMGDKTVRIGQVNVVDVQELLQRKDELIDLAEKNNTAEGYDLTLLLITNILESDTVGLVVGSGIETVESAFNGTVNDHQIKLPGVVSRKKQVVPPLTDAFEG, from the coding sequence ATGAGTAATATTTTAGTTTTGGGGCATAAAAGTCCTGACACGGATGCTGTAACATCAGCTATTAGTTTTGCTTATCTACAGAACCAATTAGGTAAGGATGTTGAGCCGGTTGCGTTAGGAGAAATTTCAGAAGAGACACAATATGCACTAGATTTCTTTAATACAGAAGCACCGCGAATTGTAACTGAAGCCGATAGTAATGTAGAAGCTGTTATGTTAGTTGATCATAATGAACCACAACAGAGTTTAGATAACATCGATGAATTCGAGATTTTATCGGTAGTCGATCACCATCGTATTGCAAATTTTGAAACGGCTGGTCCACTCTATTATCGCGCGGAACCAGTGGGCTGTACGAATACTATTATCTTCAAGATATATAAAGAACACGGTATCGATGTGCCAAAGGATATCGCAGGCTTGATGCTGTCCGCTATTATTTCTGATACCTTATTATTTAAATCACCAACCTGTACGGTGGAAGATGAACGCGCTGCACAAGAATTGGCTGAAATTGCTGAGGTTGATTTACACGCATATGGTATGAAGATGCTAAAAGCCGGAACAAATGTAAATAGTAAAACAGCCCAAGATATCTTAAATGGTGATGCAAAAAGCTTTGAGATGGGAGACAAAACAGTTCGTATCGGACAAGTTAATGTTGTGGATGTCCAAGAATTGCTTCAGCGTAAAGATGAGCTTATTGATCTAGCTGAAAAAAACAATACTGCAGAAGGATATGATCTAACGTTGCTCCTTATCACTAATATTCTAGAGAGTGATACGGTTGGGCTAGTTGTCGGTTCAGGAATTGAGACAGTCGAATCAGCTTTTAACGGAACCGTCAATGACCACCAAATTAAATTACCAGGTGTCGTCTCACGTAAAAAGCAAGTTGTCCCTCCATTAACAGATGCCTTTGAAGGATAA
- a CDS encoding DUF4357 domain-containing protein — protein MKRRGKNLKIFLIDGTLQNSTLMQDILFSSPSAAATFMLGYPASGPQLWKTEDGVILRELEG, from the coding sequence ATGAAACGACGGGGAAAGAACTTAAAAATATTTCTTATAGATGGGACACTACAGAATAGTACATTAATGCAAGATATTTTATTCTCCAGCCCCAGTGCTGCTGCAACTTTTATGTTAGGGTATCCAGCGAGTGGCCCTCAACTTTGGAAGACAGAAGATGGTGTGATATTGCGAGAGTTAGAAGGATAA